From the genome of Phaenicophaeus curvirostris isolate KB17595 chromosome 6, BPBGC_Pcur_1.0, whole genome shotgun sequence, one region includes:
- the FAM221A gene encoding LOW QUALITY PROTEIN: protein FAM221A (The sequence of the model RefSeq protein was modified relative to this genomic sequence to represent the inferred CDS: inserted 1 base in 1 codon; substituted 1 base at 1 genomic stop codon), with amino-acid sequence MSNSDVALEFQLFLPIVGDDDGGKLFTPXEXEEYKRKVLPIQLQNRLYVSWRSPTGMDCKLVGPETLCFCTHQFMESALGVVGAPSAELLESPVASMDHPFLRAFQGPSSSAQTISQTAGGSSAIRQVSHGKHSESDDMEDVIKNGQQKKEKAARPKEKNPVPSKKP; translated from the exons ATGTCGAATTCGGACGTTGCTCTGGAGTTCCAGCTTTTTCTGCC AATTGTAGGTGATGATGATGGAGGAAAGCTCTTTACCC AGGAATAGGAGGAGTACAAAAGAAAAGTGTTACCAATTCAGTTACAGAACAGGTTGTATGTGAGCTGGAGGTCACCAACTGGCATGGATTGTAAGCTTGTGGGACCAGAGACACTGTGCTTTTGTACTCACCA GTTTATGGAGTCAGCACTGGGTGTTGTAG GGGCTCCATCTGCTGAACTTTTAGAATCCCCTGTTGCCAGCATGGATCATCCATTTCTAAGAGCGTTTCAGGGACCTTCTAGTTCTGCTCAAACCATCTCACAGACTGCAG gtgGTTCTAGTGCCATAAGACAAGTTTCTCATGGAAAGCATTCAGAAAGTGATGACATGGAAGACGTTATCAAGAATGGGCAA cagaaaaaggagaaggctgCTAGACCGAAAGAGAAAAATCCAGTGCCATCAAAGAAGCCATGA
- the CCDC126 gene encoding coiled-coil domain-containing protein 126, whose product MFLTFSRKNMSQKLSMFLLIFGIIWGLMLLRYTFQYPRRQSSAELRGQILDLSKRYVKALAEENKNLMNGGGGASMAGYADLKRTIAVLLDDILQRLVKLENKVDYIVVNGSATNTTNGTSNQMPVTSNKRVKAASNVR is encoded by the exons atgtttttaacattttcaaggaaaaatatgtCCCAGAAACTGAGTATGTTCTTACTAATTTTTGGGATCATTTGGGGTTTGATGTTGCTACGTTACACTTTCCAGTATCCAAGACGTCAAAGCAGCGCTGAGTTGCGTGGACAGATACTAGATCTAAGTAAAAGATATGTCAAAGCActggcagaagaaaataaaaatttaatgaaTGGTGGCGGTGGAGCCTCTATGGCAGGATAtg CTGATCTTAAGAGAACGATTGCTGttcttctggatgacatcttaCAGCGCCTTGTGAAATTGGAAAACAAAGTTGATTACATCGTTGTGAATGGCTCAGCAACAAATACCACCAATGGAACTAGCAATCAGATGCCAGTAACTTCAAATAAACGTGTAAAAGCAGCAAGCAACGTTAGATAG